In the Pseudodesulfovibrio sp. JC047 genome, one interval contains:
- a CDS encoding EamA family transporter has translation MAYLLVVISVTFTTLGQIFQKLAATRIKTRMAAGKPLYLAVITPHFFLGILTLGLGAFTWLLVLSRLELSLAYPLMSLGYVLVTLFSKYLFKETVPPHRWAGIATILFGIMLISRS, from the coding sequence ATGGCATATCTCCTTGTGGTCATTTCCGTGACGTTCACCACGCTGGGGCAAATATTTCAAAAACTGGCAGCCACCAGAATCAAAACACGCATGGCAGCGGGCAAGCCCCTCTATCTGGCAGTCATCACACCCCATTTCTTTTTGGGGATACTGACACTGGGACTGGGGGCATTCACCTGGCTTCTGGTGCTGTCTCGGCTGGAACTCAGCCTTGCCTACCCGCTCATGAGTCTCGGATACGTTTTGGTCACGCTCTTTTCAAAATACTTGTTCAAGGAAACTGTCCCGCCCCATCGATGGGCTGGAATCGCCACTATTTTATTTGGAATCATGCTCATATCCAGGAGCTAG
- a CDS encoding ATP-binding protein has product MAHRQMTFSIRFGPDLENLALGADLIAEFREKATVEQKIGDQIELAVGEGLANAIKHSQAHGDESIGLTLQVNGNFLTVIIDDNGIGFIPEEVPLPDFENHRPHGYGLFLMNEVMDSVVYDRTNGINTLTMKKQLES; this is encoded by the coding sequence ATGGCACACCGCCAAATGACATTTTCGATCCGGTTCGGCCCGGACCTTGAGAACCTCGCTCTCGGGGCGGACCTTATTGCCGAATTTCGCGAAAAGGCCACTGTGGAACAGAAAATCGGTGATCAAATCGAACTGGCCGTGGGCGAAGGACTGGCCAATGCCATCAAGCACTCCCAGGCCCATGGCGATGAATCCATTGGGTTGACGCTCCAGGTTAACGGAAATTTTCTCACGGTCATTATTGACGACAACGGCATCGGTTTCATCCCCGAAGAAGTTCCCTTGCCCGACTTCGAAAACCATAGACCCCATGGGTACGGACTTTTCCTCATGAATGAAGTCATGGATTCCGTGGTCTACGATCGCACAAATGGCATCAATACATTGACCATGAAAAAACAATTGGAGTCTTGA
- a CDS encoding STAS domain-containing protein, with product MAEALHFEEQTLGDVVVLILQGRFDATAALPVKNRIRSLMDEESRYFVVDLGKVSFIDSSGLGALVAALRHVTNSDGDLRLANMTDKIQQVFSLIRLDKVFNVYPDVASAVTSFEE from the coding sequence ATGGCTGAAGCACTGCATTTCGAAGAACAGACGCTCGGTGACGTCGTTGTCCTGATCCTTCAGGGCCGCTTTGATGCGACAGCGGCACTGCCTGTCAAAAACAGGATCAGATCGCTGATGGACGAAGAAAGTCGATACTTTGTTGTAGACCTCGGCAAAGTCTCGTTCATCGACAGTTCAGGGCTTGGGGCCTTGGTCGCCGCCCTTCGCCATGTGACCAACAGTGACGGGGATTTACGCCTTGCAAACATGACAGACAAAATCCAGCAGGTATTTTCACTGATCCGGCTCGACAAGGTTTTCAACGTCTATCCCGATGTGGCGTCCGCAGTGACCAGCTTCGAGGAGTAA